One genomic segment of Clostridium saccharoperbutylacetonicum N1-4(HMT) includes these proteins:
- a CDS encoding MraY family glycosyltransferase: MNYILAMVVALLGAMITMPFLMRLAKKIHFTDKPNKRKQHKAPTPLCGGIALYIGFFISYFAFYQDDFEKQKTVFIAATMILIIGLVDDWYKTKGKEFPIFPRLVIQLIAAVLVFNSKIAFSGFTNPFTGHYIELNSTVQFILTITWIFGVTTVINWSDGMDGLAGGLSLISAMTFLVAAIILKQSESAMISVILVGTILGFLYYNKFPARVFMGDSGANFLGFILSITALDGAFKQTTIMSLFIPILALAVPIFDNLFVIFKRFSEGKPVYQADRSQIHFRLAEKGFTTVQVVNYIMLISLAFSIASLLLLWIKK; encoded by the coding sequence ATGAATTATATATTAGCAATGGTAGTAGCCCTTTTAGGTGCAATGATTACCATGCCTTTTCTTATGAGATTAGCTAAAAAGATACATTTTACAGATAAACCAAATAAAAGAAAGCAACATAAAGCACCAACACCATTATGTGGTGGAATAGCTTTATATATTGGTTTTTTCATATCATATTTTGCATTTTATCAAGATGATTTTGAAAAACAAAAAACAGTATTTATTGCAGCCACAATGATATTAATAATAGGGCTTGTAGATGATTGGTATAAAACTAAAGGAAAGGAATTTCCTATATTTCCTAGATTGGTTATTCAATTGATAGCAGCTGTTTTAGTGTTTAACTCTAAGATTGCTTTTTCAGGCTTTACTAATCCTTTTACAGGACATTATATAGAACTTAATTCCACTGTACAATTTATACTTACAATAACTTGGATATTTGGAGTTACTACTGTAATCAATTGGTCAGATGGAATGGATGGATTAGCAGGAGGATTGTCTTTAATATCAGCAATGACATTCTTGGTTGCTGCAATAATATTGAAGCAAAGTGAATCAGCAATGATATCTGTAATTTTAGTAGGAACTATTTTAGGTTTCTTATATTATAATAAATTCCCAGCACGGGTGTTTATGGGCGATTCTGGAGCTAATTTTTTAGGATTTATTTTAAGCATTACAGCTTTAGATGGAGCTTTTAAACAAACTACTATTATGAGTTTGTTTATACCAATATTAGCTTTAGCAGTGCCTATCTTTGATAATCTGTTTGTTATCTTTAAAAGATTTTCAGAAGGTAAACCTGTATATCAAGCTGATAGAAGTCAAATACATTTTAGATTGGCAGAAAAAGGTTTTACTACTGTTCAAGTTGTAAATTACATAATGTTAATAAGTTTAGCTTTTAGTATAGCATCATTACTTTTATTATGGATTAAGAAATAA
- a CDS encoding MBL fold metallo-hydrolase encodes MVIINIDFLGGALEVGGSSILIKINNKNILFDAGIRQNASKDSMPNFRDIQTYGGLDAIIISHAHLDHIGCLPIISKEYPNAKIYMNNMTKDLVKVLLYDSLKIMSNREAEIPLYAEVDVENTLNRIFTINYEVKFPIFEDMHVTFYNAGHIAGASCVYLQSPEGAVFYSGDFSVFSQRTVEGAKLPKLRPDVAIVESTYGDRLHSNREVEERNLIEAVKECIENNGKMLIPAFALGRAQEVILILKSAMNKGLIKNVKVYVDGMVRDINRVYNKNPLFLKNSLGKKILRGASPFYDDNIMEIMITDNREEILNQKEPVIIISSSGMLTGGQSAFYAEKIAPMENGYIIITGYQDEESPGRKILELTEADENSERYLNINGLNIPVKCNVRKVGLSAHADKNEIKGVLERISARNIILVHGNEEVIRSLGKEISDEFIGRTFTPACGEEIVINIRNPRKQLYKNFPYVLRRKEALNEANINELWKCVNENYNNKLLTIEELAFIWSGEKKFGILQDKGMNNSSSNNSDSKTQDFKKIIINSIYFESDVKRLFLFKAKTKEDIEEALKPKELTQQELIQLVQDKFKAFDYKKISVMLGTKEIVLNFDFPQGVDSNIEGLMKEFYEETKWKICINEKINNSAAELLIKKIIDPTLIKKISFYLEKFSINVFLNGKDSGAVSENKIFEKETGWKLVIVEEGSSAINNVLSSDKLFFEVDRIKAIEQNVALNSIDKAFENEEHKPYKKSIKTNGNVKYIELVFISPKIGQKYEEKLEHLSLEIGWSIAISGKVNQNELINIAKLLCEKNEVLLKKNPSYNPSNMSISLNITEGEEGFEKVKFEFEKMTGCSMTLN; translated from the coding sequence GTGGTAATTATTAATATAGATTTTTTAGGTGGAGCTTTAGAAGTTGGTGGAAGTTCAATCTTAATTAAAATAAATAATAAAAATATTTTATTTGATGCTGGTATTAGGCAAAATGCAAGCAAGGATAGTATGCCTAATTTTAGGGATATTCAGACTTATGGTGGCTTGGATGCAATAATCATAAGTCATGCTCATTTAGATCATATAGGTTGTCTTCCTATTATTAGTAAAGAATATCCGAATGCTAAAATATACATGAATAATATGACTAAGGATTTAGTTAAGGTTTTGTTATATGACAGCTTGAAGATAATGAGTAACAGGGAGGCAGAAATTCCTTTATATGCTGAAGTAGATGTGGAAAATACCTTGAACAGGATTTTTACTATAAATTATGAAGTGAAATTCCCTATCTTTGAAGATATGCATGTTACCTTTTATAATGCAGGACATATAGCAGGTGCCAGCTGTGTGTATTTACAGAGTCCCGAGGGGGCAGTATTTTATTCAGGTGATTTTTCCGTGTTTTCTCAAAGAACTGTTGAAGGAGCGAAATTGCCAAAGTTAAGACCTGATGTAGCAATAGTTGAATCTACTTATGGAGATAGATTACATTCTAATCGTGAAGTTGAGGAAAGAAATTTAATTGAAGCAGTAAAGGAATGTATAGAAAACAATGGAAAGATGCTGATACCAGCGTTTGCCTTAGGCAGGGCTCAAGAAGTCATTCTTATTTTAAAAAGTGCCATGAATAAGGGGCTTATAAAAAATGTTAAGGTTTATGTTGATGGAATGGTAAGAGATATTAATAGGGTTTATAATAAGAATCCATTATTTCTAAAGAATTCTCTTGGAAAGAAAATATTAAGAGGTGCAAGTCCTTTTTACGATGATAATATAATGGAAATTATGATTACAGATAATAGAGAAGAAATACTTAACCAAAAGGAACCTGTAATTATTATTTCAAGTTCAGGTATGCTCACTGGTGGTCAAAGTGCCTTTTATGCAGAAAAAATAGCACCAATGGAAAATGGATACATTATTATTACAGGATATCAAGATGAAGAGTCACCGGGAAGAAAGATTTTAGAGCTTACTGAAGCTGATGAAAATAGTGAGAGATATTTAAATATAAATGGTTTAAATATTCCAGTTAAATGCAATGTAAGAAAAGTTGGATTATCAGCCCATGCAGATAAAAATGAAATTAAGGGCGTATTAGAAAGAATATCAGCAAGAAATATTATTTTAGTTCATGGTAATGAAGAAGTTATAAGAAGTTTAGGTAAAGAAATATCAGATGAATTTATAGGAAGAACTTTTACACCAGCTTGTGGAGAAGAAATTGTTATAAACATCAGAAATCCTAGAAAGCAGTTATATAAGAACTTTCCATATGTTTTGAGGAGGAAAGAAGCATTAAATGAAGCTAATATAAATGAACTATGGAAGTGTGTTAATGAAAATTATAATAATAAGCTTTTGACAATTGAAGAATTGGCATTTATATGGAGTGGAGAAAAGAAATTTGGAATTTTACAAGATAAAGGAATGAATAATTCTTCTAGTAATAATAGTGATAGCAAGACACAGGATTTTAAAAAAATTATAATAAATAGTATATATTTTGAAAGTGATGTAAAGCGATTATTTTTATTTAAGGCAAAAACTAAGGAAGATATAGAAGAAGCATTAAAACCAAAGGAGCTTACTCAACAAGAATTGATACAGCTTGTACAGGATAAATTTAAAGCTTTTGACTACAAAAAAATTAGTGTAATGCTTGGAACAAAAGAAATAGTATTGAATTTCGATTTTCCTCAAGGAGTAGATTCTAATATTGAGGGCTTAATGAAGGAATTTTATGAAGAAACAAAATGGAAAATATGTATTAATGAAAAAATAAATAATAGTGCAGCAGAGCTTCTTATTAAAAAAATAATTGATCCAACATTGATTAAAAAAATATCCTTTTATCTAGAAAAGTTTTCTATAAATGTATTTCTTAATGGAAAAGATTCTGGGGCTGTAAGTGAAAATAAAATATTTGAAAAGGAAACTGGGTGGAAGCTTGTAATAGTTGAAGAAGGAAGTTCAGCAATTAATAATGTTTTAAGTAGTGATAAATTATTTTTTGAAGTTGATAGAATTAAAGCTATAGAGCAAAATGTAGCCTTAAATTCTATTGACAAAGCTTTTGAAAATGAAGAACATAAGCCTTATAAAAAAAGTATAAAGACTAATGGAAATGTGAAATATATTGAACTTGTATTTATATCACCTAAAATAGGACAGAAATATGAAGAAAAGCTTGAACACCTTTCACTTGAAATAGGCTGGAGTATTGCTATTTCTGGCAAAGTAAATCAAAATGAATTAATTAATATAGCAAAGCTTTTATGCGAAAAAAATGAGGTGTTATTAAAGAAAAATCCATCCTATAATCCAAGTAATATGAGCATTTCATTAAATATTACAGAGGGTGAAGAAGGTTTTGAGAAGGTTAAGTTTGAATTCGAAAAAATGACAGGATGTAGTATGACCTTAAATTAG
- a CDS encoding pectate lyase family protein — MKRELKKSKQMKKDFKLFSQRVALATLASSVVMSSTFITSASASTLSGNKSATTASDAKTAETTNNLSMATRTTLAAVSVVNNSVSILDSEGWLESASVEWSPVEEAIGYNVYYKAANGADSTYKQLDNQLIRKYQSYFRADVLGLAQGNYVIKIVPIINNQEASSSQAITKTLKVDTNTREGFAFSKQSPMGTGSGGYKDDGTVASNAKILYITAGNVNTVTADVVTNAKGTKTTCTGIVNILAARQKGYDKTPLIIRMVGEIKGSDINGLNSSGYLQLKGCYNVTLEGVGEDATVYGWGILVRNAHNVEVRNLGIMMFPDDGVSLDTDNENIWVHNNDFFYGAPGSDADQVKGDGSCDIKQTSTYVTVSYNHFHDSGKCSLCGMSDTNNFFVTYHHNWFDHSDSRHPRIRVGSVHVYNNYFDGNSKYGVGVTKGASVFVEGNYFRNCKYPMLSSLQGSDIYENPKGGFSGEAGGIIKAYNNQIVGETRLVYANQDANQFDAYLASSRNEAVSSTYKTVSGGNTYNNFDTASSMYSYTPDSPEAAKDKVTAYAGRVDGGDFKWTFTDADDADHSINAELKDKIVNYTSDLVAVGGNSVSK, encoded by the coding sequence ATGAAAAGAGAATTAAAAAAAAGCAAACAAATGAAAAAAGATTTCAAATTATTTTCACAAAGAGTAGCATTAGCTACTTTAGCGTCTTCAGTGGTTATGTCATCAACATTTATTACTAGTGCTAGTGCTAGTACATTAAGTGGAAATAAAAGTGCTACTACCGCAAGTGATGCAAAAACGGCAGAAACTACAAACAATTTAAGTATGGCTACAAGAACTACTTTAGCAGCAGTATCTGTAGTAAATAATTCAGTATCTATATTAGATAGTGAAGGGTGGTTAGAATCAGCAAGCGTAGAATGGAGTCCTGTTGAAGAGGCTATTGGATATAATGTTTATTACAAAGCAGCAAATGGAGCAGATTCTACATATAAACAATTAGACAATCAATTAATTAGAAAATATCAATCATATTTTAGAGCTGATGTATTAGGTTTAGCACAAGGAAATTATGTGATAAAAATAGTCCCTATTATAAATAATCAAGAAGCTTCTTCCTCACAAGCAATCACAAAAACTCTTAAAGTAGATACAAATACAAGAGAAGGTTTTGCATTTTCAAAACAATCACCAATGGGTACAGGTTCTGGTGGATATAAGGATGATGGTACTGTAGCAAGTAATGCAAAAATATTATATATTACAGCAGGCAATGTAAATACAGTAACAGCAGATGTTGTAACAAATGCTAAGGGAACTAAAACTACTTGTACTGGTATCGTTAATATTTTAGCAGCACGTCAAAAGGGTTATGATAAAACTCCACTTATTATTCGTATGGTAGGAGAAATTAAAGGCTCTGATATTAATGGACTTAACAGTTCTGGATATTTACAATTAAAAGGCTGTTATAATGTAACGCTTGAAGGCGTAGGAGAAGATGCTACAGTTTATGGATGGGGAATACTTGTTAGAAATGCTCATAATGTAGAAGTTAGAAATCTTGGAATTATGATGTTCCCAGATGATGGTGTTTCACTTGATACTGATAATGAAAATATATGGGTCCATAATAATGACTTTTTCTATGGAGCACCTGGAAGTGATGCAGATCAAGTAAAAGGAGATGGATCTTGTGATATAAAACAAACTTCAACTTATGTTACAGTATCATATAATCATTTCCATGATTCGGGTAAATGTTCACTTTGTGGAATGTCAGATACAAACAATTTCTTTGTAACCTATCATCATAATTGGTTTGATCATTCTGACTCAAGACATCCACGTATTAGGGTTGGTTCTGTTCACGTGTACAATAATTATTTTGATGGTAATTCAAAATATGGAGTTGGTGTTACAAAAGGTGCTTCTGTTTTTGTAGAAGGTAACTATTTTAGAAATTGCAAATATCCAATGTTAAGTTCATTACAAGGCAGCGATATTTATGAAAATCCTAAAGGAGGCTTTTCAGGAGAAGCAGGTGGAATAATTAAAGCATATAATAATCAAATTGTAGGAGAAACAAGACTTGTTTATGCTAATCAGGATGCTAATCAATTTGATGCGTATTTAGCTTCGTCAAGAAATGAAGCAGTTTCAAGCACCTACAAGACAGTAAGTGGAGGAAATACTTATAACAACTTTGATACAGCTTCAAGTATGTATTCATATACACCAGACTCACCAGAAGCAGCAAAAGATAAAGTTACTGCTTATGCAGGAAGAGTAGATGGTGGAGATTTCAAATGGACATTTACAGATGCAGATGATGCTGATCATTCAATAAATGCTGAATTAAAGGATAAGATTGTGAATTATACATCTGACTTAGTAGCTGTTGGAGGAAACTCAGTAAGTAAATAA
- a CDS encoding CopY/TcrY family copper transport repressor: protein MEEIPKISEAEWEVMKIVWSEKLCTSNQIIEALENIKDWKPKTIKTLISRLVSKNALGFKEEGRKYLYYPLINENECIHAENQTFLSKVYNGAIKNMLVSFIKESDLSKEDIEDLKSILDERNK, encoded by the coding sequence ATGGAAGAAATACCTAAGATATCTGAGGCAGAATGGGAAGTAATGAAAATCGTTTGGTCAGAAAAGCTGTGTACATCAAATCAAATTATTGAGGCTTTAGAAAATATAAAGGATTGGAAACCTAAAACAATAAAGACTTTAATAAGTAGATTAGTTAGTAAAAATGCACTTGGATTTAAAGAAGAAGGAAGAAAATATCTTTATTATCCTTTAATAAATGAAAATGAATGTATACATGCAGAAAATCAAACCTTTTTAAGTAAAGTTTATAATGGTGCCATTAAAAATATGTTAGTAAGTTTTATCAAAGAAAGTGATTTAAGCAAAGAGGATATAGAAGATCTTAAAAGTATACTAGATGAAAGGAATAAGTAA
- a CDS encoding M56 family metallopeptidase translates to MYYLGQLFKVILQTSITTSILICLLLIFRKYSKGRLGIKFQYTLWFLVIFRLTIFKLPESPFSIFNIINGVGNNILLLFSNKTETFGTVLARSGSKISSLDNHDVILRTINSMDFSTDKVMNSSLSGMNIFSFIWLIGVIFIFAYILFVYRGLRRKINNNGKSNNNELLSILKQCKNEMSIKKEIALVETSIVKIPALFGYFKPVILIPNNINKVIDVDKLRYIFLHELSHLKRRDIVINWIIIFLKVIYWFNPIIHYGFRKMKEDMEVCCDSLALSYTEDKEVKEYGYTIIEMIDKFSKSTHLIGTTSIVNNKSEVRRRIVMIKLFNKKAYRFSAMAVAALLVISSAVLTNARAASNINGSNAAKVDKIDYAFVKDSNIVGEWKSLDFVKNIEEFKVNTKQFTGDLYVKDISFTEDGKVPRTVFTWTKDHIINDVDKTDSSYVIKDIDGTTYMFFQWKSGDYTIRGMEPYYYVLQKVSSTPALDINISGDKVETRVDKVDYPFINDTEVLGKWESVDFVENVDKFNPDKKAWNGDLYLKNLIFDENGKIEDKTITWTKDLVLDVNNKTASKYIIKEINGSKYMFFEWKNGDYRERGATPWYYVLKQVSES, encoded by the coding sequence ATGTATTATTTAGGCCAATTATTTAAAGTAATACTTCAAACATCTATTACAACTAGTATATTAATTTGTTTACTTCTTATTTTTAGAAAATATTCAAAAGGAAGGTTAGGAATTAAATTTCAATATACCTTATGGTTTTTAGTAATATTCCGTTTAACTATATTTAAGCTACCTGAAAGTCCATTTAGTATCTTTAATATTATTAATGGAGTAGGAAACAATATTTTGTTATTGTTCTCAAATAAAACTGAAACTTTCGGAACTGTATTGGCACGAAGTGGAAGTAAAATTAGCTCTTTAGATAACCATGATGTGATTCTAAGAACCATAAATTCTATGGATTTTTCTACTGATAAAGTTATGAATTCTAGTTTATCAGGAATGAATATTTTTAGTTTTATTTGGCTAATTGGAGTAATATTTATTTTCGCTTATATACTTTTTGTGTATAGAGGACTAAGAAGAAAGATAAATAACAATGGTAAATCGAACAATAATGAACTTCTAAGTATATTAAAACAGTGCAAAAATGAAATGAGCATCAAAAAAGAAATAGCTTTAGTTGAAACGTCCATTGTGAAGATTCCTGCATTATTTGGTTATTTTAAGCCTGTAATATTAATTCCTAATAATATTAATAAGGTAATAGATGTTGATAAATTAAGATATATATTTCTTCATGAATTATCTCATTTAAAACGTAGAGATATAGTTATAAATTGGATAATTATTTTCTTAAAGGTAATTTATTGGTTTAATCCAATTATCCATTATGGCTTTAGAAAAATGAAGGAAGATATGGAAGTATGCTGTGATTCGCTTGCACTTTCTTATACTGAAGATAAAGAAGTTAAGGAATATGGTTATACAATTATTGAGATGATTGACAAGTTTTCTAAGTCAACACATTTAATTGGAACAACTTCGATAGTAAATAATAAGTCTGAAGTAAGAAGGAGAATTGTTATGATAAAATTATTTAATAAAAAAGCCTATAGATTTTCTGCAATGGCAGTTGCAGCTTTACTAGTAATTAGTAGTGCTGTACTTACTAATGCAAGAGCAGCTTCAAACATAAATGGCAGCAATGCAGCAAAAGTTGATAAAATTGACTATGCGTTTGTTAAGGATTCTAATATAGTTGGTGAATGGAAGAGCTTAGATTTTGTTAAGAACATAGAAGAATTTAAGGTAAATACCAAGCAGTTCACTGGCGATTTATATGTAAAAGATATAAGTTTTACAGAGGATGGAAAGGTTCCAAGAACAGTTTTTACCTGGACAAAGGATCATATTATTAATGACGTAGACAAGACAGATAGTAGTTATGTTATCAAAGATATTGATGGGACAACTTATATGTTCTTTCAATGGAAAAGTGGAGATTATACAATTAGAGGTATGGAGCCCTATTACTATGTATTACAAAAGGTTAGTTCAACACCAGCACTCGATATTAACATTTCTGGAGACAAAGTTGAAACAAGAGTTGACAAAGTTGATTATCCTTTTATAAATGATACTGAAGTACTTGGAAAGTGGGAAAGTGTTGATTTCGTTGAAAATGTAGATAAATTTAATCCTGATAAGAAGGCATGGAATGGGGATTTATATTTAAAAAATTTAATTTTCGATGAAAATGGCAAAATTGAAGATAAAACTATAACTTGGACAAAAGATTTAGTATTAGATGTAAATAATAAAACAGCATCAAAGTACATAATAAAGGAAATTAACGGTTCAAAATATATGTTCTTTGAATGGAAAAATGGAGATTATAGAGAAAGAGGAGCAACTCCTTGGTACTATGTTTTAAAACAAGTTAGTGAAAGTTAA
- a CDS encoding homocysteine S-methyltransferase family protein, protein MGLKEIIKDNILIFDGAMGTMLQRKGLKLGENPEVLNIKEPHIIEEIHKEYIDSGANVITTNTFGANELKLKLCNLEVEEAVDAAVKIAKRAKGNSNTYIALDIGPIGELLEPMGTLSFDKAYEIFKRQIVQGVKSGADIILIETMTDLYELKAAILAAKENSKLPVFCTMTFEENLRTFTGCSPEAMVLVLEGLGVDALGVNCSLGPKQLKPVIEEICSLAHIPVMVQPNAGLPTLDLNGETKYDVTKEEFADTLCSFIDLGVRIIGGCCGTSPEYIKELAARVKDKKLAPIENLTYSAICTPSKVVRIDGVRIIGERINPTGKKLFKEALKNEDLDYILKQGISQIEAGAHILDVNVGLPEIDEAAMMHKVVKELQGIVDIPLQIDSSDLKAIETGLRYYNGKPILNSVNGEDAVLDRILPLVKKYGASVVGLTLDERGIPNKAEERFKIAEKIINKAAEYGIKKEDVFIDCLVLTVSAQQKEVQETLKAVRMVKEKLGAKTVLGVSNISFGLPNRELVNETFLALALANGLDLPIINPNAKGMTRVIDSYNVLYNYDKGAEVYINNYANVEVSTEITAKDGATVNNNLSVSNNEKADLKYIVIKGLKEEAKQATIELLKEKKELEIVNEYLIPALDVVGEKYEKGELFLPQLIQAAETVKNAFEVLKAEIARNNTEAISRGKIVVATVKGDIHDIGKNIVKVILENYGYEMIDLGKDVPIETVVEEAKKHKVSLIGLSALMTTTLKSMQETIKALKEDGYQGKVFVGGAVLTKDTAERIGADFYAKDAKESVEIAKKVFG, encoded by the coding sequence GTGGGGCTTAAGGAAATTATAAAGGATAACATTTTAATATTTGATGGAGCAATGGGAACTATGCTTCAAAGGAAGGGGTTAAAGCTTGGCGAAAATCCAGAGGTTCTAAATATAAAAGAACCACATATTATAGAAGAAATTCATAAAGAATATATAGATAGTGGAGCTAATGTAATAACTACTAATACTTTTGGAGCTAACGAATTAAAGTTAAAGCTTTGCAATTTAGAAGTAGAAGAAGCTGTAGATGCAGCTGTTAAAATTGCAAAAAGAGCAAAAGGTAATAGTAATACTTATATTGCTTTAGATATTGGCCCAATAGGTGAGCTTTTAGAACCTATGGGAACTTTAAGCTTTGACAAGGCTTATGAAATTTTTAAACGTCAAATTGTTCAAGGTGTTAAATCAGGTGCAGATATAATTTTAATTGAAACTATGACTGATTTATATGAACTTAAAGCAGCAATATTAGCAGCTAAAGAAAATTCAAAGCTGCCTGTATTTTGTACAATGACCTTTGAAGAAAATTTAAGAACTTTTACTGGCTGTTCTCCAGAGGCTATGGTACTTGTTTTAGAAGGACTTGGAGTTGATGCTCTTGGAGTTAACTGTTCCTTAGGACCAAAACAATTAAAGCCTGTTATTGAAGAAATATGCAGTTTGGCGCATATTCCAGTAATGGTACAGCCTAATGCAGGGCTTCCAACGCTAGATTTAAATGGTGAAACAAAGTACGATGTAACTAAGGAAGAATTTGCTGATACCTTGTGCAGTTTTATTGATTTAGGAGTTAGAATAATTGGAGGATGCTGTGGCACAAGTCCTGAGTATATTAAAGAATTAGCTGCTAGGGTTAAGGATAAAAAATTAGCGCCAATTGAAAATTTAACGTACTCTGCAATTTGTACGCCATCAAAGGTGGTAAGAATAGATGGTGTTAGAATCATAGGTGAAAGAATTAATCCAACAGGAAAGAAATTGTTTAAAGAAGCCTTGAAAAATGAAGATTTGGATTATATATTAAAGCAAGGAATATCTCAAATAGAAGCTGGAGCCCATATTTTAGATGTTAATGTTGGACTGCCTGAAATTGATGAAGCAGCTATGATGCATAAGGTTGTGAAGGAATTGCAGGGAATTGTGGATATTCCACTTCAAATTGATTCCTCAGATCTTAAAGCAATAGAAACTGGCCTTAGATATTATAATGGAAAGCCTATATTAAATTCCGTAAATGGAGAAGATGCAGTTTTAGATAGAATACTTCCATTAGTTAAAAAATATGGAGCAAGTGTTGTAGGTTTAACTTTAGATGAAAGAGGAATTCCTAATAAGGCAGAAGAGAGATTTAAAATTGCTGAGAAAATAATAAATAAAGCAGCTGAATATGGAATAAAAAAAGAAGATGTATTTATTGACTGCTTAGTTTTGACTGTATCTGCACAGCAGAAAGAAGTTCAGGAAACTTTAAAGGCTGTAAGAATGGTTAAAGAGAAGCTGGGTGCTAAAACAGTGCTTGGGGTTTCAAATATTTCCTTTGGATTGCCAAATAGAGAATTAGTCAATGAAACTTTCTTAGCTTTAGCTCTTGCAAATGGTTTAGATTTACCAATAATAAATCCAAATGCTAAGGGTATGACAAGAGTAATTGATTCCTATAATGTTTTGTATAATTATGATAAAGGGGCAGAAGTATATATTAATAATTATGCTAATGTAGAAGTATCAACAGAAATTACTGCTAAGGATGGAGCAACAGTAAATAATAATTTATCTGTAAGTAATAATGAAAAAGCTGATTTGAAATATATAGTTATAAAAGGTTTAAAGGAAGAAGCAAAACAAGCTACTATAGAATTGTTAAAGGAGAAAAAGGAACTTGAAATAGTTAATGAATATTTAATTCCAGCATTAGATGTGGTTGGAGAAAAATATGAAAAAGGTGAATTGTTCCTTCCACAGCTTATTCAAGCTGCTGAAACAGTAAAAAATGCCTTTGAAGTTTTAAAAGCTGAAATAGCGAGGAATAATACTGAAGCTATATCAAGAGGAAAAATAGTAGTTGCAACGGTTAAAGGCGATATTCATGATATAGGTAAAAATATTGTAAAAGTCATTTTGGAAAACTATGGATATGAAATGATTGATTTGGGTAAAGATGTACCTATAGAAACAGTTGTGGAAGAGGCTAAAAAGCATAAAGTGTCGCTAATTGGTTTGAGCGCTCTTATGACTACGACCCTAAAAAGTATGCAAGAAACAATAAAAGCTTTGAAAGAGGATGGATATCAAGGAAAAGTATTTGTTGGAGGAGCAGTGCTTACTAAAGATACGGCAGAAAGAATAGGGGCTGACTTTTATGCTAAGGATGCAAAGGAATCAGTAGAAATAGCTAAAAAAGTATTTGGATAA
- a CDS encoding vitamin B12 dependent-methionine synthase activation domain-containing protein: MNVFELAISRKEVLRYLGYKGQALDENLERIIDEAREEGKKVIIPRVIYEYKDIITVEAGVEVIGTNLILKGKDIKEHLKKSKKCVLLAVTLGNEVEKKTRLYEKTDLTKALILDACATTAVEEVCDAVENVVKEKAAANGCSITFRYSPGYGDLPLDVQNSFLRALDAQKKIGLTVSENNLLFPRKSVTAIIGIVEGEIEKKKRTCKECNNYENCNFRREGESCGA; this comes from the coding sequence ATGAATGTATTTGAACTTGCAATAAGCAGGAAAGAAGTTCTTAGATATCTTGGATACAAAGGGCAAGCTCTAGATGAAAACCTAGAGAGAATTATTGATGAAGCTAGAGAAGAAGGGAAAAAGGTAATTATCCCAAGAGTTATATATGAATATAAAGATATAATAACTGTTGAAGCTGGTGTGGAAGTAATAGGCACAAATTTAATTCTTAAAGGAAAAGATATAAAAGAGCATTTAAAAAAATCAAAGAAATGTGTATTATTAGCTGTGACTTTAGGTAATGAAGTGGAAAAGAAAACTAGGCTATATGAAAAAACTGATTTAACAAAAGCACTTATACTTGATGCTTGTGCTACTACAGCAGTAGAAGAAGTCTGTGATGCTGTAGAAAATGTTGTTAAAGAAAAGGCAGCAGCAAATGGCTGTAGTATTACTTTTAGATATAGTCCTGGGTATGGAGATCTGCCATTAGATGTTCAAAATAGCTTTCTAAGAGCATTAGATGCGCAAAAGAAAATTGGACTTACAGTATCTGAAAATAATTTATTATTTCCCAGGAAATCTGTAACAGCAATAATTGGTATAGTTGAAGGTGAAATAGAAAAGAAAAAAAGGACTTGTAAGGAATGTAATAATTACGAAAATTGCAATTTTAGAAGAGAGGGTGAATCCTGTGGGGCTTAA